In Prionailurus viverrinus isolate Anna unplaced genomic scaffold, UM_Priviv_1.0 scaffold_63, whole genome shotgun sequence, the DNA window GGTGCGGGCAGGGGCGCTTCAAGGGGAAGACCCCTCCCCAGGTCCCCCTCTCTGCGGTGTTGTTTCTTCAAAAtcgcacccgccccccccccccaagaagcTCCTATTGAAACAACCACCTGAAATCAGGTCTCTAATTTTCGGGAGTCTATTGACCATTTTCCTCTATTTTGACGTGAACTCCAGACATAGAAAGGGTTTCAAGAACAGCACACGGTCTCTGTATCGCCTCCAACCAGCTTTCCCAAATGTCAACATTGCACCCACTTGTGGGCCCGGTAGGCCTGGGGACAGCGCAGTCCCCACGGCTGGGCGGTAGGGGGTGGTCCAGCAAGTGTCCGCGGATGTGGGGCGGTGCCTTGGAGACCCCGCGACCCCAAGGCGACGGCTCCGCTTCGGCCCCCGGTCCatgccccgcccccgccatgccccgcccccgccatgccccgcccccgcctcgacccacccaccccccccccaccccccccccgtcTCACCGCCCTTCCCCACCGGCCCCCTCCGTCCCCGGCCCCTCGCGACCGCCTCGCAGCCGCGCCGCCGCGCCCCATCCCCCTCTGCCTGGCGCCCCCTGCCGGCCGCCTCACCACCCGATTCCCCGTCCCGCTCCCCTCGCGACCCCTCTGCACTCGACAGGGCCCAGCCCAAGCGCCCGGAACCCGCGAGGCAAGCCGGGAGGAGGACGCGGGCGGGAGCCGTCACCAGCGTGCGTCGCGCCCCTGaagcgtgcgtgcgtgcgcgtgcgtcATTGGCTGGACTGCGTTTCCCAGGGGGCCGCGCGGCGCGCCCACTTCCGGTGGGAGGCACGGGACCCGGAAGCGGCCGCGGGGCGGCGAATCCCGCGGCGACAGGTCGGTCGGAGGGCGGCGAGAGCATGCAGGGCGGCCGGCGGCCCGCGGTGCGCGGTGCGTTCGTTCCCccgcggcggtggcggcggcgcgAGGCGGCTCTTGCGTGAGCGGCGGCGGCCGGAGTGGCCGGCGGCGcgccgggcgggcggcggggtCCGCGGCTGCgaggcgggccgggccggggtgGGCGCCGCTCTCGGCCCGGGGGGCGGCGGCGCCATGTGGAGCGGTCGCAGCTCCTTCACCAGCCTGGTCGTGGGCGTGTTCGTGGTGTACGTGGTGCACACCTGCTGGGTCATGTACGGCATCGTCTACACCCGGCCGTGCGGCAGCGACGGCAACTGCATCCAGCCCTACCTGGCGCGGAGGCCCAAGCTGCAGGTGAGCAACGAGGAGGTGTGGCGGCGGGGACTacgtgggggcggggctggggccccTTCTTACCGAGCCAGGTCCAGGacagccccccagccccacttGCTCCAGGTCTTGGTGCATGGTGGCTCCGGGAGGGCTCGGGGCGCTGCCCCCTTACCCCTCGTCCCGCCTCTTGAAGGCGCCCGGGTCCCTGCTCTGTTCTGCTCAGCTGCACGCCTCAGTAGCTTGTTTGCAGTGGACACAGCAGATCTCTTCCTGGCGCGATGGGAGCCAAAGTGAAACCTTTTCCCATTTGGTAGCTGGTCAGATTGCCACCGCGGGTGTAGCAGTTGGATGCGTGTTTTCTGccgaggggggttggggggggggtccttgcAGAGCTAACTTTCTTGACGCTCCTTTCCAGCTCAGCGTGTACACCACCACGCGGTCCAACCTTGGTGCTGAAAACAACGTGGATCTGGTCTTGAACGTGGAAGACTTTGACGTGGAGTCGAAATTTGAAAGGTATGATTGGGGAGCAGCGCGTGCCAGTGATGGGGTAAGTGCTGGTAACGTTTAGGTTGTGGAAAAGGCAGCGTCATGTGTACGGAAGTTAGCGGGGAGAAGCACTGTTCCCTTCTGTCTCGTGAGTGGGGCGCTTTTAACCGCCCTCGTTTGTGATACGTAAACTCGCCAAGTTTTGCTCTTTGTGAGAGTAGGAGGTGATGAGTTTGTCCCTTAAAAGGTAGCTTCCAGTGTCCGAAGGTCCCAGGATGCACGGCAGCCATGGGCGTTTCCAGAGGAGGAGATGAGGTGGGGGCGACGTGGCTTCCCACAGCAGACAGCTCGTCTCTCTCTTCCTGGTGAAAGTTGCCAGTTAGGTCAGTGTAGTGACGTAAATGCTCAGGTACGAAGAGGGAGCGTGGGAAGTTATGCTTGCTGCGTCGTTCTAGTTTTAAGATTTCAAAAGCAGACGTCGAAAAGCAGCTTGCTTGTCCGGGGTCTCCTTTCTTCCTGTGTGTCGTCTGGGTGATTTCAGACAAAATGGCGGGAATGTGTGGTGCGTTGGCATGAGCGTCCTCTGGCCAGCCTGCCCCATTCGAGAGCTGCGGGAGGCAGTGCAGCAGACGGGGGAAATAGGTGCGGTTGGGGTCAGCCACTGCCTGCCTGGCCACGTGAGCCCTGTGACCAAGGCGAGTTCCTGCCTTCCCTGAGCGCTGCGAAATGTAGGCAGGAAATGCTGCCCGTGGTTTTAGAAAGCGGTCTGTGAGCATCCGCACTTCCAGGATTTCGGTAAAGTCTTTGCAGGTGGGTGCGTTTTCAGGACGTGTGAGCTAAAATTAGTTTGAAACGGCACGATTTATAGAGGTACTTGGGTAACCTGTGCTGTGGGCACATACGAGGCAGCTAACGTGCACGTGGTTGTAAAACGGCCGTTTCTTTTGTTCTAGGACGGTTAACGTTTCCGTAccaaagaaaactagaaataacgGGACGTTGTATGCGTACATCTTCCTCCACCATGCCGGCATTCTGCCATGGCATGACGGGAAGCAGGTGCACCTAGTGAGCCCTCTGACCACCTACATGGTTCCCAAGCCAGAAGAGGTCAACCTGCTCACGGGTGAATCCACTACACAGGTGAGTGTGCCTGTCAGGTCACTGACCGACCGCATGAGGCCTGCGCTCTCCCTGTGGAGTTCACACCCACAGGTTTCTGCACGTGCAGCTTACACCGGGAGCTGGGGTGAGCATTGGGAAGGGAAGCAGTTTGATGTAGGGACAAGCCCGTCTGTCTTTCAGCAGAATTGCTTCCTGTGACTCGCAGATAAATTTTATGCCAAGTTAGTGACGTAGACTCTGAGTAATGCAATGACAGGTTACTTCTCAGGCCCCGGGCCCTCTCAGCCTCCAGGGAGTGTGTGTGCACCCCATCAAGGTGTGGGGGCCTCCCTTCTGCAAAGTCGGCCGCAGCCTTCGCTCACAACTGGGGGACTCACTGCCTCGTGTGTAGGGCAGGACGGCACTTCGGTATATCTTTTCAGTTGTCATTTGCGATTACGGGAGAGATACCTGTACTGCATACGTTCCATACTGCTGTGCAAAGCTGTGGATACGAGGAAACTCGAGTGGCTTAAGTGGTTATTGACGATACTGTGGGTAAAGCAGAGGGATTCTGTCTTTGGGTCTGTGTGGACTAGAAGGTGAGCTCGTTTACAGACGGGAAGTGTCTGTGAGGCTGCCCCATGCTGGGTCTCCTTGGAAGGACTCCCTCGGCTGCTTTTTCTTGGGGGGACTGTATGGCCTCGCCTCCCGGGGCCTTCCTAGGGAGTCAGTGAGGTGGTGGGTGTTAGTGTGAAGTGATCTCCGGAACATAAAAGTAAACGTTTGCGGTTAGTATTACTTAGAAAACCACTCTTAACGTAACTTACCGGAGCTGTATTCTATCTATTTAGGTGGGAGATACGCGAAATGGTCCTGCAGTGTGGAATTTGTCAGTTAGATCTGGGAGATTTTCCTGGCAGTCATAGCTTCTTTGCTGAATAGAGCTCTGTGTGCGACTGACGCCCAGCCCTGACCCTGTCTTTGCAGACGGCGTGACGGACCGGGCCTAGGGCCAGTGTCCTCAGTCTCGCTGCCGGCTGCAGGGGCTGTGAGCTCCGATTGCCTGCCCCCTCCTGCAGGTGTCCCGGGACTCCCTCTTCTCATGGTCCCCGCTCAGGCTGGGGATCTAAATGACAACCCTCTGGCTCGTGTTAAGAGAAGGAAGTGAGGGGTGCCGCTCTGGGGGAGCCGGCGGTCATGCCCCCACCCAGCACTGGGCTTTCCCTGCTGAGCCACTCGTTTCCTTTAGCAGCagatagaggcagagaagaaGCCACCGAGTGCGCTGGACGAGCCTGTTTCTCACTGGAGACCAAGACTGACACTGAACGTGATGGTGGACGACTTTGTCTTTGACggggcctccctgcctgccgaCGTGCATCGGTACATGAAGATGTGAGTACCGCTGGGCCCACCGGGAAGGAGGGTGGCTCTTCGCGGCGCACGCCCCCGTGCCCAGCCTCGAGCTGGCGGTGCAGGAGTGGCCCCGGTGTGTGGGGTGTGGAGGACACCTGGGGGGTCGTGGCCCACCAGAATCCAGAAACGGGGGCCCGCAGTGCTGCCTCGAGCACCCCTGAACCTCTCGAGGTCTTGCTGATAGAGACTGCCACCAGGGCGTGAGACCGTGTCGTGCTGCACCCCCTGAGACTTTTGTCCCATCTGCGTACTGATTACCTCTGCTAGGACCCcgtgttttgttttaacttgacTTGTTCACGTTAACTTAAAAACTAGTTTTTAGATCGTTACATTTAGTCATTAGCATCGCTAGTTAAACGTAAGCGTTGAAATTGTGTGAATAATTTAGACCGCCTTGCGTTTTGGGGGAGCCCACTGTTAAAGTAAGATCTGTTACCGATGTCACGCAGCACCTAAAAATGGTTGCGCTAAGATTCGTCTTCCTTCACGGGTTAGTTGTCAACGTGCTATCGTcgtgaggggttttttttttaatgcgtataTGTCATTTTTGAGTGTGCAGAAGAGTCACGTAATTAGAAACGGAAACGGTACAAAGGGTCACAGAAAGCCCCCCACTCCTGTTCTCTGGCCCCCGCCGCCTCCAAGGTACGGAAGGCAGGTGGGTTTTTATTTCCACTCTCCCTCTGCATCCCCGACCATCCCGCATCAGGGCACATGTGGGCCTGTCACTCTTTTGCGGCCTGGATGGTGTTCCGCTCTGTGGCCACTGGGGTTTCCCTCCCACGGCTGTGGCTTCAAGGAAGAACAGCTGGTTAGAGCCCTCGGCTTCTGTGGGCAAGGTGTGTCCTGGGGCTGTGTGCCCAGAGACAACCGAGGACGTGGGCGGGATTTCTCCGCGCTGCGTCTCCGAGCCGCGTCTGATTCCTCTAATGGTGAAAGTGTTCACGGTGACTCTGGGAACTGCTTGATCCCCCAGGATCCAGCTCGGGAAGACCGTGCACTACCTCCCTATCCTGTTCATCGACCAGCTCAGCAATCGGGTGAAGGACCTCATGGTAAGCGTGGCTCCTCTGGGCTGCTGTCGCCCCGCAGGAGCTTGCTGCGTCTTTCTGACTTGGCAGAGCTGTGCTCCGGGTCTGCCTCCGACTCCCTTCCTGAGCCCCTGTGCTCTCTGTGGTGGAAGGCTCTGGAACAGTTCTGTATTAAGTGCTTGGATGGCGAGTCTCAGAGCTCATTGGAGAACCGAGTGTCGCTCAAACAGTTCATGAAGGTTTTTCCACCAAGCCCTAGTTGTTTGGCTCAAAGGCACAGATGGGCTTAGAGGGGGTGCCGAGCAAACTGCTCCCTTTAGAGCTGGCCCCACACAGTGTCACTGCCTGTCTTGGAGCCTGCAGttgttccccccgccccccaccctcggGTGGCCCTGGGCAGGGCTGAGTGTGGGAGTGGAGGGGAGCTGGCACCCTGCCCTGCAGGGTGGATTGGAGGGCCAGTGCAGGACGGCTGACTTCCGGGCAGTGACAACAGCAGTGACCGTTGACACGGAGGGTCACCTACGGTGCCCCAGGCACCGTGCCGAGCACTTCACAAACGTCCCGGGGTCTCGCCCCGTGGGCTGTGGAGCTGTGGCACGAGCCGCACCGGTCGCCCTCCCCGTGACTCCTGGCCGCCATCCCAGTCTGTGGGCGTTTACCACGCGCTGGAGTCCGTGCTCCTTGCTCACAGACGAGACAGCCTGGGCACAGAGAGCTCGGGTCCCCGTGGGATGCACGGCAGAGAGCGGAAAAGGAGGCATCTGACCCGGGGCCCAGCCTCGCGGGCCCccgccccagctctgcctccccctGCTGACCCAGGGGTCCCTAACACGCGGGGTCCTGCGCTTCCTTTGGGGGTGCCACCTGGATCTACGGGGCTCGTCGGCCCCGGGCAGACCGTCATCCTCCCTCCTGCTGTGTGCAGACCTGGAGCCGGCCCAGTTCTGCCGAAGCGCGTGGTCAGCTTTCTGGGGGCCCGGGGCTGCCATGGTGTGGGCAGTGGTGTGGAGAGGCTGCTGGCTGGCTGGGCCGCTGGAGCTCCGAGGCTGCGTCTGCAGGGCGCCTGCGCTCTGCTCATCGTGTGGGTTTAGCGGCCTCGTGACGTGGCACCGCTATTCAGACGTGGAAACAAGCTCACGGGCCGCCGGCGTTTCCTGTGGCGTCTTCGTGACACGAATGCTTTGTCTGGATCAGGGCTGCTTTCTGGAAGGAACGCCATCTTTGGGGAACAGCTAATCTGCTGGGGTTTAGACAGTGGCACCTGTGTGGGTGGGGTTGGCCCGTGCCCGCCTGCCCTGGAGCCAGTGCGCCACTGTGGTGTAAGGGGGGTCCGGTGCCTGGGCCTGGCGTCTGGTCAGTCCTGGTGGGGGGGCCCTGGGCCTGGCATCTGGTCAGTCCTGGTGGGAGGGGGCCCGGCACCTGGGCCTGGCGTCTGGTCAGTCTTCGTGTGGGTGGCCCGGTGCCTGGGCCTGGCATCTGGTCAGTCCTGGTCCGCTCCTGTTGCTGGACTGGCCACGTCGGTGTCCACCCAGGAGGGTCTGCTGAGTGAGCTCCGGTGGGTGGAATCAGGTGGCTCCATGTTCACACGATGGGGTGTGTGGTGCCCGTGGACTCACCGGCCTCTGGAGGCGTGGAAGGCCGCTGCAGCCAGCGTGGGCCGCCAGACCCCACGACCACAGCCGCTCGCAGCTGCCCCTTGCCTCCGCACACACTTAGGTCAGGTGTCGCATCTTCCTGAGGCTTTCTGTTGTCCCCTGGGGGGGCAGGCCGACCCTCCACAAGTCAGTCTCTCCGGGAGCCTTTAGCCCACACACCAGGGCCCCAAGTGCCACCCGCCAGGTTTCCCTTCCCTGCGGAGAGGTGTGGAGGCTCCGTGGGGCCCGTGCCCGGCTCGTCCACAAGAGCAGGTTCCTGGTGCATGCCGGTGCTGCTCGTGCCGAGAGGCCGGGGTACAGGGCCAAGCCGACACGGGGGTTCGAGAGATACGGGGTTCAGGTGGCAGAGGAGACGAGAACACGTTGCTCAGAAAAGCTTTGAGCCCAGGATGAGGGTGAGTGGCGGGAGGTGGGAGCcacgcctcccccccaccccccgccccctgggaCGTGGAACAGACGGTAGTCGAGTAGGCCCAGGGGTGCAGCGTCGGCCTCCAGTGCACGGAGCCGTGGTCGGTGGGGAGCCCACGGCGTGGGGTGAGCCGTGGGGTGAGTGCCCGGCAGCGGGTGGGGGCAGGCGGCGGACCTGGGAAGGGCGCGGCCTCACTGCCCTGCTGTCCTTCCCGCCAGGTCATAAACCGCTCCAGCACCGAGCTGCCCCTCACCGTGTCCTACGACAAGATCTCACTGGGGAGGCTGCGCTTCTGGATCCACATGCAGGACGCCGTGTACTCCCTGCAGCAGTTCGGTGAGGCCACGGGCCGACCTTTACTTCCGGGTCCCGGAAGCCGTGCTCAGGCTCCAGCCTCGGTGCCTCCTGCTGGTGTCCTTGACCATGGCTCCCGTCAGAGCGTCGGGTTTCCGCTCTCAGTGCTGAGAGCTGTCCTCGTCTGTGGCCGTGAGCGTGAGGCGCGTGTCTGGTGTTGGATGTCGCTGACCTGGCTCGCCTCGTGCCGTTTCCTTTTCCGTTCAGGGTTTTCAGAGAAAGACGCTGATGAAGTGAAAGGCATTTTTGTCGACACCAACTTGTATTTCTTAGCCCTGACCTTCTTCGTCGCCGCGTTTCACGTGAGTGGGCACCGGGCCGGGGGTTTGCGTGGTGCGGCCTGGCGACCTGAGACTTTGTGGCCGCCACGCTGGGGGTCCCTCTCCCGGCTCAGGACGGGGTGTCTGCACCTGGGGCGCTGATCACCTTAAGGACTTGGGGTTTGTCTGCTGGCCCTGGAGgtcattttgaaaagaaaccCAAACTCCACGAGATCAGTGAATGGCTTTGCAAAATAAGTATCTCGTTGTAAAATTCTAGCACGGTGGTTTCGATGTTGAAAACCCAGCCTTTGCGTAGAATCCCTTTTTGAGCGTGGAGTTCTACAGCTGGTGGAGGAAAGCTGGCCCCCACGTGGCAGCCGTGCTAGATCTGAGGTcaaggtgggcaggggtgggccCCCAGTGCTTGGAGATTGGCTGCCAGTCTGGCTAAACTTCCCAAAACCGTGCTGGGAAATAGTGGTTTTGTTAAAGGAGCAGGGTCTGAGAATGACCCGTGTGCACAGCCTGGGCACCAGGTCAGAGCCGGCAGCACCTGGCGAGGGAGCCGGGACGTGTGGCCCACGACGGCGGTCGGATGCCCCGCGGTCCCGGCGTGCTGGGTGGGGCACGAGGCCGTGGGTTTCCGAGGTGTGGCGTGTGGCATCCACCTGGCTGTGACCTTGCGATCCGGGTCCCGCGCACACCTGTGCTCTCGCTCGGCGGAGACGAGCCGTCGGAGCGACGCGAGCTGGACATTGCcgttctcttctctttccagctTCTGTTCGACTTCTTGGCATTTAAAAATGACATCAGTTtctggaagaagaagaggagcATGATTGGAATGTCCACCAAAGCAGGTAGGTGCCCTCAAGTTTCGGCCGTTCCCGGAGCGCCGTGTCCTGTTGATGGATACGGATCTCTAGGCTTCACTTTGGAGCTTGGGGTCTGCGGCCGTCTCTGGTCCGTGCCAGTCAGGGAGCCGGCTCTTGCGCGGGCGGCGCCTGCGAGCCTGGCAGAGCCTGGCCTCTGCGAGCGCAGAGGGGCTGTCTGTGGCGTGTGAACCCGAGGCCACGCGCCAGGCCCCCCCGGCAGCGACACCAACGCGGGATCTTGGCCTCCATCTGTTTGGCTGCTAATCAAGCGTCTCAAGAGacacttcttttccttccacaGAAATGACGTGCCCAGGGGTGGTCCGGGCACCTGGGCTGGCCCCCGGTGTCAGCCGGGTCTCACATCCTCCTGTCCTCTGGTGTTCTTCGGGGGGCACAGGGCCCCTGCTGGGTCCTCCGGCCCTTCCTGGGGAGCAGCCGTGAGCGGGGCCTGTGGGTCCCCGTCAGTGCACACGGGGCAGCCAGGTGTCCCCCTAGCAGGCACCCACGGGGGTTGGCCCCGCTGCTCCTGCCCCACGAGAGGCCGTTAGGAAGGTGCATGTTATGAGTCAGTTGTAGCATTTTGTAAAGTTCGGTCTTTATGGAGAAggtatagtttttaaaagatgagtttCTCACGGAGTTGGGAGGGAAACAGGTAAGGGGAAGAGGTCAAGGAGGTGGGTTCTAATCCCCACCGGTGACCCCTCTGGTCAGCGTgctctctgtgtgtttgtgtacctGCACACACGTTTCTGTAGCAAAGGGGACCTTGCGTTCCGTGCTGTGGCCTCCGTGGTCGCTGTAGAACATTTGCACGTCACACACACCTTGTCCGGTGCAGTGGATGGAGGGGGT includes these proteins:
- the CLPTM1L gene encoding lipid scramblase CLPTM1L isoform X1, with translation MWSGRSSFTSLVVGVFVVYVVHTCWVMYGIVYTRPCGSDGNCIQPYLARRPKLQLSVYTTTRSNLGAENNVDLVLNVEDFDVESKFERTVNVSVPKKTRNNGTLYAYIFLHHAGILPWHDGKQVHLVSPLTTYMVPKPEEVNLLTGESTTQQIEAEKKPPSALDEPVSHWRPRLTLNVMVDDFVFDGASLPADVHRYMKMIQLGKTVHYLPILFIDQLSNRVKDLMVINRSSTELPLTVSYDKISLGRLRFWIHMQDAVYSLQQFGFSEKDADEVKGIFVDTNLYFLALTFFVAAFHLLFDFLAFKNDISFWKKKRSMIGMSTKAVLWRGFSTVVIFLFLLDEQTSLLVLVPAGIGAAIELWKVKKALKMSVVWRGLRPQFQFGTYSESERKTEEYDTQAMRYLSYLLYPLCIGGAVYSLLNVKYKSWYSWLINSFVNGVYAFGFLFMLPQLFVNYKMKSVAHLPWKAFTYKAFNTFIDDVFAFIITMPTSHRLACFRDDVVFLVYLYQRWLYPVDKSRVNEFGESYEEKPQRKPHAH
- the CLPTM1L gene encoding lipid scramblase CLPTM1L isoform X2: MWSGRSSFTSLVVGVFVVYVVHTCWVMYGIVYTRPCGSDGNCIQPYLARRPKLQLSVYTTTRSNLGAENNVDLVLNVEDFDVESKFERTVNVSVPKKTRNNGTLYAYIFLHHAGILPWHDGKQVHLVSPLTTYMVPKPEEVNLLTGESTTQQQIEAEKKPPSALDEPVSHWRPRLTLNVMVDDFVFDGASLPADVHRYMKMIQLGKTVHYLPILFIDQLSNRVKDLMVINRSSTELPLTVSYDKISLGRLRFWIHMQDAVYSLQQFGFSEKDADEVKGIFVDTNLYFLALTFFVAAFHLLFDFLAFKNDISFWKKKRSMIGMSTKAVLWRGFSTVVIFLFLLDEQTSLLVLVPAGIGAAIELWKVKKALKMSVVWRGLRPQFQFGTYSESERKTEEYDTQAMRYLSYLLYPLCIGGAVYSLLNVKYKSWYSWLINSFVNGVYAFGFLFMLPQLFVNYKMKSVAHLPWKAFTYKAFNTFIDDVFAFIITMPTSHRLACFRDDVVFLVYLYQRWLYPVDKSRVNEFGESYEEKPQRKPHAH